The following coding sequences are from one Gopherus flavomarginatus isolate rGopFla2 chromosome 21, rGopFla2.mat.asm, whole genome shotgun sequence window:
- the FHAD1 gene encoding forkhead-associated domain-containing protein 1 isoform X1, with product MKAFLKSSDGVFMLRSKVTTIGRHEDSDLVLKSVGIEDHHAVIEFSNSENSFVLQDFNSLHGTFVNDCHIQNAAVKVGAGDILRFGSGGTSYELVIENTSQQTSCPPMKRHTAWPGQLQLISETKLYTPSTTPPQLPFLQSQHPSSVHNSWMHGTNGTTPHPPNRRRPMSAWGRSMTSSFSPDTFSRPTAVRQGNGQSGASGVPLSGSHHMDLLLQEKDEIILKMKDEISHLLRFESESKHKDTVIANLQDEIAVMTKKMAQAARNDVEFTQKLLTFERDIEAKTEEIKALKEQISNLQRDSSQVLCHSLSERDLEIANLKKEGEKLRRNQALTTGLVTSLQRDISAKEQRILQLKLNADKLKKENREKDNQLAVISAKFPSSERRRPQKPCILDFCDQEMFTESPLVCCSRIKEEMKHEFREREVITYQNRIGELELQVKGLQGEMQKNCTEQEIITSRLAEKIKAEKELKKECERKCLQLQEMGRREGLIKADLEQAKAQLECFKRQMIEIFYSQEAEIPETVTDQQLMEKIRQITDENLQIHEEKLLQEEIISKDSEEKEVSETVEVLKKSLDEFQAFLKTSYCSSSLKREICNLQDLCIDPSVLWIHTLVVEILSSLLSWVEAVEQLLQDVGIDMSCSDKGMASYMKSLLENNHETVNRIETLQAQLDKLQESQNSLLHEKLNELQVEHEKELQDKIKLILLEKEKENRKILDSAVAQEKDKLKLSVEEEKIKVQHLEDQWRHMTEIIELKMKEEEIVNAKLREAVDSLEEARKRETMLQEHLLMQGKHLTLIQDENESLKQKLQKEIMEYKEQIKQHSETIVALEDRLMEATEHQKTLEEENVALRGKIEIFQKEPQKSASSVSQELSDNEEAHVLLIGELAAARKEIQSKQAIILGLKKDLSEAKARMSDMIGELNEKQKMELERNLILVRSQESELNMLREKLFAMSDLVDKKDKDLRTSAEELRHTKEKLKKLKHAAKEKESEFEKLPQTDVQASNTTKDEVPNTKKASPNQNESRN from the exons AtgaaagcctttttaaaaagttcagatGGTGTTTTTATGCTGAGATCAAAAGTAACTACTATAGGAAGACATGAAGATTCAGATCTTGTTCTGAAG TCTGTAGGTATTGAAGATCACCATGCAGTCATTGAATTCAGCAATTCAGAAAACAGCTTTGTTCTTCAAGATTTCAACTCTCTTCATGGCACTTTTGTTAATGATTGCCATATACAGAATGCAGCAGTGaaagtgggtgcaggggatattCTGCGCTTTGGTTCAGGAGGAACATCCTATGAGCTAGTGATAGAAAACACTTCTCAG cagACGTCTTGCCCACCAATGAAACGTCACACAGCATGGCCCGGGCAGCTCCAGTTAATTTCAGAGACAAAACTTTATACCCCTTCAACAACTCCTCCTCAGCTTCCTTTCCTCCAGTCCCAGCACCCATCCAGTGTTCACAACAGTTGGATGCATGGAACAAATGGAACTACACCCCATCCACCAAACAGAAGACGACCTATGAGTGCTTGGGGGAGAAGTATGACTTCTTCTTTCTCTCCAGATACTTTCAGTAGGCCTACTGCAGTCAGACAAG GAAATGGACAATCTGGAGCAAGTGGAGTTCCATTATCGGGAAGTCATCATATGGATTTACTTCTTCAGGAAAAG GATGAAATAATTCTGAAAATGAAAGATGAAATCAGTCATCTCTTGCGTTTTGAAAGTGAGTCAAAACATAAAGATACAGTGATAGCCAATCTTCAGGATGAAATTGCAGTGATGACAAAGAAGATGGCTCAGGCTGCTAGGAATGATGTCGAATTTACTCAAAAACTACTGACCTTTGAGCGAGATATTGAAGCAAAGACGGAAGAGATTAAAGCCTTGAAAGAGCAG ATCAGCAATCTGCAGAGAGATTCGAGCCAAGTCTTGTGCCATTCCCTCTCTGAAAGAGACCTAGAAATTGCAAACTTGAAAAAAGAGGGTGAGAAGTTAAGGAGGAACCAAGCTCTAACTACAG GACTGGTGACCAGTTTGCAAAGAGATATTTCAGCAAAGGAGCAGAGAATACTGCAACTAAAACTGAATGCAGATAAACTAAAGAAGGAAAACAGGGAGAAGGATAATCAGCTTGCAGTCATTTCTGCCAAG TTCCCAAGCAGTGAGAGAAGGAGACCTCAAAAACCATGCATATTGGATTTCTGTGACCAAGAAATGTTCACCGAATCCCCACTCGTCTGT TGTTCTAGAATTAAAGAGGAAATGAAGCAtgaattcagagagagagaagtaattACATACCAAAAT CGCATTGGAGAGCTGGAGCTGCAagtgaaggggctgcagggagaaatGCAGAAAAACTGCACCGAACAGGAAATCATAACAAGTAGGCTTGCAGAAAAAATAAAG GCTGAAAAGGAACTGAAAAAAGAATGTGAAAGGAAATGTCTGCAGTTACAAGAGATGGGGCGCAGAGAAGGCCTCATTAAAGCTGACTTGGAACAGGCAAAAGCTCAG CTGGAGTGTTTCAAAAGGCAAATGATTGAAATCTTCTATTCACAAGAAGCGGAAATTCCAGAGACTGTAACAGATCAACAG TTAATGGAAAAGATAAGACAGATCACTGATGAAAATCTGCAGATACATGAAGAGAAGTTATTACAGGAGGAAATAATTTCCAAGGACTCTGAAGAGAAGGAAGTATCTGAAACTGTTGAGGTGTTGAAGAAATCATTGGATGAATTCCAG GCTTTCTTAAAGACCTCCTATTGTAGCAGTAGCTTGAAAAGAGAGATTTGTAACCTTCAAGATCTGTGCATTGACCCCTCTGTCTTGTGGATCCACACACTGGTAGTTGAAATTCTAAGTAGTTTACTCTCATGGGTAGAAGCAGTGGAGCAGCTCCTTCAGGATGTGGGCATTGACATGTCTTGCTCTGACAAAG GAATGGCCTCATACATGAAGAGTCTGCTGGAGAATAATCATGAAACCGTGAACAGAATTGAAACAttgcag GCCCAATTAGACAAATTACAGGAATCCCAGAATTCTCTGCTACACGAAAAGCTGAATGAGCTACAAGTGGAACATGAGAAAGAATTACAGGACAAGATAAAACTAATACTtttagaaaaagagaaagaaaatagaaAG ATTCTGGACAGTGCTGTTGCCCAGGAAAAAGACAAATTAAAGTTATCTGTGGAGGAAGAAAAGATAAAGGTCCAACATTTGGAAGATCAGTGGAGACATATGACTGAG ATAATTGAACTTAAAATGAAAGAAGAAGAAATTGTAAATGCCAAACTGAGAGAAGCAGTGGACAGCTTAGAAGAGGCTAGAAAGAGAGAG ACCATGTTGCAAGAGCACCTGTTGATGCAGGGCAAACATCTAACACTCATTCAGGATGAGAATGAGTCACTGAAGCAGAAACTTCAGAAAGAGATAATGGAATATAAAGAACAAATCAAGCAACATTCAGAGACAATTGTGGCTTTAGAAGACAGACTAATGGAAGCCACAGAGCATCAGAAGACTCTAGAGGAGGAAAATGTAGCTTTGCGGGGAAAAATAGAAA TATTTCAGAAAGAGCCTCAGAAGTCAGCATCGTCTGTTTCACAAGAGCTTTCTGACAATGAAGAGGCCCATGTTCTTCTGAT AGGAGAATTAGCAGCTGCTCGGAAGGAAATCCAGTCCAAGCAGGCTATCATTTTGGGATTAAAGAAAGACCTCTCAGAAGCCAAAGCCAGAATGTCGGACATGATAG GAGAACTCAATGAGAAACAAAAGATGGAACTGGAGCGGAACCTAATTCTTGTTAGAAGCCAAGAGAGTGAACTGAACATGCTTAGAGAGAAGCTATTTGCGATGTCAGACCTTGTGGACAAGAAGGATAAAGATCTGAGAACTTCAGCTGAAGAATTAAG GCATAcgaaagaaaaactgaaaaagctGAAGCATGCAGCAAAAGAAAAGGAGAGTGAATTTGAAAAGCTACCACAAACAGATGTGCAAGCCAGTAATACCACAAAGGATGAAGTCCCCAACACCAAAAAGGCAAGTCCAAATCAAAACGAGTCAAGAAACTGA
- the FHAD1 gene encoding forkhead-associated domain-containing protein 1 isoform X2 produces MKAFLKSSDGVFMLRSKVTTIGRHEDSDLVLKSVGIEDHHAVIEFSNSENSFVLQDFNSLHGTFVNDCHIQNAAVKVGAGDILRFGSGGTSYELVIENTSQTSCPPMKRHTAWPGQLQLISETKLYTPSTTPPQLPFLQSQHPSSVHNSWMHGTNGTTPHPPNRRRPMSAWGRSMTSSFSPDTFSRPTAVRQGNGQSGASGVPLSGSHHMDLLLQEKDEIILKMKDEISHLLRFESESKHKDTVIANLQDEIAVMTKKMAQAARNDVEFTQKLLTFERDIEAKTEEIKALKEQISNLQRDSSQVLCHSLSERDLEIANLKKEGEKLRRNQALTTGLVTSLQRDISAKEQRILQLKLNADKLKKENREKDNQLAVISAKFPSSERRRPQKPCILDFCDQEMFTESPLVCCSRIKEEMKHEFREREVITYQNRIGELELQVKGLQGEMQKNCTEQEIITSRLAEKIKAEKELKKECERKCLQLQEMGRREGLIKADLEQAKAQLECFKRQMIEIFYSQEAEIPETVTDQQLMEKIRQITDENLQIHEEKLLQEEIISKDSEEKEVSETVEVLKKSLDEFQAFLKTSYCSSSLKREICNLQDLCIDPSVLWIHTLVVEILSSLLSWVEAVEQLLQDVGIDMSCSDKGMASYMKSLLENNHETVNRIETLQAQLDKLQESQNSLLHEKLNELQVEHEKELQDKIKLILLEKEKENRKILDSAVAQEKDKLKLSVEEEKIKVQHLEDQWRHMTEIIELKMKEEEIVNAKLREAVDSLEEARKRETMLQEHLLMQGKHLTLIQDENESLKQKLQKEIMEYKEQIKQHSETIVALEDRLMEATEHQKTLEEENVALRGKIEIFQKEPQKSASSVSQELSDNEEAHVLLIGELAAARKEIQSKQAIILGLKKDLSEAKARMSDMIGELNEKQKMELERNLILVRSQESELNMLREKLFAMSDLVDKKDKDLRTSAEELRHTKEKLKKLKHAAKEKESEFEKLPQTDVQASNTTKDEVPNTKKASPNQNESRN; encoded by the exons AtgaaagcctttttaaaaagttcagatGGTGTTTTTATGCTGAGATCAAAAGTAACTACTATAGGAAGACATGAAGATTCAGATCTTGTTCTGAAG TCTGTAGGTATTGAAGATCACCATGCAGTCATTGAATTCAGCAATTCAGAAAACAGCTTTGTTCTTCAAGATTTCAACTCTCTTCATGGCACTTTTGTTAATGATTGCCATATACAGAATGCAGCAGTGaaagtgggtgcaggggatattCTGCGCTTTGGTTCAGGAGGAACATCCTATGAGCTAGTGATAGAAAACACTTCTCAG ACGTCTTGCCCACCAATGAAACGTCACACAGCATGGCCCGGGCAGCTCCAGTTAATTTCAGAGACAAAACTTTATACCCCTTCAACAACTCCTCCTCAGCTTCCTTTCCTCCAGTCCCAGCACCCATCCAGTGTTCACAACAGTTGGATGCATGGAACAAATGGAACTACACCCCATCCACCAAACAGAAGACGACCTATGAGTGCTTGGGGGAGAAGTATGACTTCTTCTTTCTCTCCAGATACTTTCAGTAGGCCTACTGCAGTCAGACAAG GAAATGGACAATCTGGAGCAAGTGGAGTTCCATTATCGGGAAGTCATCATATGGATTTACTTCTTCAGGAAAAG GATGAAATAATTCTGAAAATGAAAGATGAAATCAGTCATCTCTTGCGTTTTGAAAGTGAGTCAAAACATAAAGATACAGTGATAGCCAATCTTCAGGATGAAATTGCAGTGATGACAAAGAAGATGGCTCAGGCTGCTAGGAATGATGTCGAATTTACTCAAAAACTACTGACCTTTGAGCGAGATATTGAAGCAAAGACGGAAGAGATTAAAGCCTTGAAAGAGCAG ATCAGCAATCTGCAGAGAGATTCGAGCCAAGTCTTGTGCCATTCCCTCTCTGAAAGAGACCTAGAAATTGCAAACTTGAAAAAAGAGGGTGAGAAGTTAAGGAGGAACCAAGCTCTAACTACAG GACTGGTGACCAGTTTGCAAAGAGATATTTCAGCAAAGGAGCAGAGAATACTGCAACTAAAACTGAATGCAGATAAACTAAAGAAGGAAAACAGGGAGAAGGATAATCAGCTTGCAGTCATTTCTGCCAAG TTCCCAAGCAGTGAGAGAAGGAGACCTCAAAAACCATGCATATTGGATTTCTGTGACCAAGAAATGTTCACCGAATCCCCACTCGTCTGT TGTTCTAGAATTAAAGAGGAAATGAAGCAtgaattcagagagagagaagtaattACATACCAAAAT CGCATTGGAGAGCTGGAGCTGCAagtgaaggggctgcagggagaaatGCAGAAAAACTGCACCGAACAGGAAATCATAACAAGTAGGCTTGCAGAAAAAATAAAG GCTGAAAAGGAACTGAAAAAAGAATGTGAAAGGAAATGTCTGCAGTTACAAGAGATGGGGCGCAGAGAAGGCCTCATTAAAGCTGACTTGGAACAGGCAAAAGCTCAG CTGGAGTGTTTCAAAAGGCAAATGATTGAAATCTTCTATTCACAAGAAGCGGAAATTCCAGAGACTGTAACAGATCAACAG TTAATGGAAAAGATAAGACAGATCACTGATGAAAATCTGCAGATACATGAAGAGAAGTTATTACAGGAGGAAATAATTTCCAAGGACTCTGAAGAGAAGGAAGTATCTGAAACTGTTGAGGTGTTGAAGAAATCATTGGATGAATTCCAG GCTTTCTTAAAGACCTCCTATTGTAGCAGTAGCTTGAAAAGAGAGATTTGTAACCTTCAAGATCTGTGCATTGACCCCTCTGTCTTGTGGATCCACACACTGGTAGTTGAAATTCTAAGTAGTTTACTCTCATGGGTAGAAGCAGTGGAGCAGCTCCTTCAGGATGTGGGCATTGACATGTCTTGCTCTGACAAAG GAATGGCCTCATACATGAAGAGTCTGCTGGAGAATAATCATGAAACCGTGAACAGAATTGAAACAttgcag GCCCAATTAGACAAATTACAGGAATCCCAGAATTCTCTGCTACACGAAAAGCTGAATGAGCTACAAGTGGAACATGAGAAAGAATTACAGGACAAGATAAAACTAATACTtttagaaaaagagaaagaaaatagaaAG ATTCTGGACAGTGCTGTTGCCCAGGAAAAAGACAAATTAAAGTTATCTGTGGAGGAAGAAAAGATAAAGGTCCAACATTTGGAAGATCAGTGGAGACATATGACTGAG ATAATTGAACTTAAAATGAAAGAAGAAGAAATTGTAAATGCCAAACTGAGAGAAGCAGTGGACAGCTTAGAAGAGGCTAGAAAGAGAGAG ACCATGTTGCAAGAGCACCTGTTGATGCAGGGCAAACATCTAACACTCATTCAGGATGAGAATGAGTCACTGAAGCAGAAACTTCAGAAAGAGATAATGGAATATAAAGAACAAATCAAGCAACATTCAGAGACAATTGTGGCTTTAGAAGACAGACTAATGGAAGCCACAGAGCATCAGAAGACTCTAGAGGAGGAAAATGTAGCTTTGCGGGGAAAAATAGAAA TATTTCAGAAAGAGCCTCAGAAGTCAGCATCGTCTGTTTCACAAGAGCTTTCTGACAATGAAGAGGCCCATGTTCTTCTGAT AGGAGAATTAGCAGCTGCTCGGAAGGAAATCCAGTCCAAGCAGGCTATCATTTTGGGATTAAAGAAAGACCTCTCAGAAGCCAAAGCCAGAATGTCGGACATGATAG GAGAACTCAATGAGAAACAAAAGATGGAACTGGAGCGGAACCTAATTCTTGTTAGAAGCCAAGAGAGTGAACTGAACATGCTTAGAGAGAAGCTATTTGCGATGTCAGACCTTGTGGACAAGAAGGATAAAGATCTGAGAACTTCAGCTGAAGAATTAAG GCATAcgaaagaaaaactgaaaaagctGAAGCATGCAGCAAAAGAAAAGGAGAGTGAATTTGAAAAGCTACCACAAACAGATGTGCAAGCCAGTAATACCACAAAGGATGAAGTCCCCAACACCAAAAAGGCAAGTCCAAATCAAAACGAGTCAAGAAACTGA